Proteins from one Crocosphaera sp. UHCC 0190 genomic window:
- a CDS encoding methyl-accepting chemotaxis protein, translating into MSIESKLLGLLIFSAFVMGVGAVVTWVGMSKLYAEVRQMAEQDLSLIQNLIQMQENQLAQVVDFEQALRAGINTTKNPSDQTNFNQSRTNFLDKQSRVGSAIEASQSLIQKQIKETDNQSDRQNFESIAKNLNEYQQSYIYYNNQAEQMFSLIMSNQVPSAKIAAIKIQPLQEELKQENTELLQQVVGLSQEAANIAKRHQQNTVTIVSFTFLVSIIAILSLGYWITRNITRSLGTAVQVAEAVSLGNLTAEVEVTSQDEIGQLLEALKTMIENLNSLISKVQHSGISITSSTTQMAASRKQLEATLTEQIASTNEVTTTAQEIANTSEELVKTMEQITEMSQGTAQAASQGQHDLGRMETTMRQLANATTSIASKLGVMSEKAHNINSVVLTITKVADQTNLLSLNAAIEAEKAGEYGAGFAVVAREIRRLADQTAVATLEIEQMVKEMQSAVSTGVMEMDKFNKEVSNSVEDVGSISHQIAQVIEQVQSITPRFELVSKSMEEQSRSAQHIREAMEQLSEGSEQTAYSLHDTHIVLEQLDDAAQGLQAEISVFKVKS; encoded by the coding sequence ATGTCTATTGAATCAAAATTGCTCGGATTACTGATTTTTTCAGCATTTGTCATGGGCGTGGGAGCCGTTGTCACTTGGGTGGGAATGTCCAAGCTCTATGCAGAAGTCAGGCAAATGGCCGAACAGGATCTTTCTTTGATCCAAAATTTGATTCAAATGCAGGAAAATCAACTGGCTCAAGTGGTGGATTTTGAACAGGCCTTAAGAGCAGGAATTAATACCACCAAAAATCCCAGCGATCAAACGAATTTTAACCAATCAAGGACTAATTTTCTGGATAAACAAAGTCGCGTAGGTAGTGCTATTGAAGCCTCTCAAAGTTTGATTCAAAAGCAAATTAAAGAAACGGATAATCAGTCAGATAGACAAAACTTTGAATCCATTGCTAAAAACTTAAATGAATATCAACAAAGTTATATTTATTATAATAACCAAGCTGAGCAAATGTTTAGTTTAATTATGAGTAATCAAGTGCCATCTGCTAAAATTGCTGCCATTAAAATTCAACCCTTACAAGAAGAACTCAAACAAGAAAATACTGAACTTTTACAACAGGTTGTTGGCCTGTCTCAAGAAGCAGCTAATATTGCCAAACGACACCAACAAAATACGGTGACAATTGTTTCTTTCACTTTCTTGGTTAGTATTATTGCTATTTTAAGTTTAGGTTATTGGATAACTCGTAATATTACCCGTTCATTAGGAACAGCAGTTCAGGTGGCTGAAGCGGTTTCTCTTGGTAATTTAACGGCGGAAGTCGAAGTAACATCTCAAGATGAAATTGGGCAATTATTAGAAGCTTTAAAAACGATGATTGAAAACCTCAATTCTCTCATTTCTAAGGTACAACATTCCGGGATTTCTATTACCAGTTCAACGACGCAAATGGCGGCTTCTCGAAAACAATTAGAAGCAACGTTAACGGAACAAATTGCCTCTACTAATGAAGTGACTACTACGGCCCAAGAAATTGCTAATACGTCAGAAGAATTAGTCAAAACCATGGAGCAAATTACGGAAATGTCCCAAGGTACAGCCCAAGCAGCAAGCCAAGGACAGCATGATTTAGGTAGGATGGAAACGACGATGCGGCAATTAGCCAACGCAACCACATCTATTGCGTCTAAATTGGGTGTTATGAGTGAAAAGGCACACAATATTAATAGTGTGGTTTTAACGATTACGAAGGTGGCTGACCAAACTAATTTACTCTCTCTTAATGCTGCTATTGAAGCAGAAAAAGCGGGAGAATATGGGGCTGGTTTTGCTGTTGTAGCGAGGGAAATTCGACGTTTAGCGGATCAAACTGCGGTGGCAACTTTGGAAATTGAACAGATGGTTAAGGAGATGCAATCTGCGGTTTCTACTGGTGTTATGGAAATGGATAAATTCAATAAGGAAGTGAGTAATAGTGTGGAAGATGTGGGGAGTATTAGTCATCAAATTGCCCAGGTAATTGAACAGGTACAAAGTATTACCCCTCGCTTTGAATTAGTCAGTAAAAGTATGGAAGAACAATCTCGCAGCGCACAACATATTCGGGAAGCAATGGAACAACTTAGTGAGGGTTCTGAACAAACCGCTTATTCTTTACATGATACTCATATTGTTCTCGAACAATTAGATGATGCTGCCCAAGGTTTACAAGCTGAAATTTCTGTATTTAAAGTAAAAAGTTAA
- a CDS encoding phage holin family protein, which produces MSQFLLTWIITALSLLITAYLVPGIIIKGLMVAAIAALVMGLINAVVRPILILFTLPLTFLSLGLFLFVINAISFSLVSYFTPGFEINSFWDALFGSIILSFVSSVLSQALEPREV; this is translated from the coding sequence ATGTCACAATTTTTACTAACTTGGATCATTACTGCCCTGTCATTATTGATTACTGCTTATCTAGTTCCAGGCATTATCATTAAAGGGCTGATGGTAGCCGCGATCGCTGCTTTGGTCATGGGATTAATTAATGCTGTTGTTCGCCCTATTCTTATTTTATTTACCCTTCCTTTAACCTTTCTTTCTCTGGGTTTATTTTTATTTGTTATCAATGCAATTTCTTTTTCTCTCGTCTCTTATTTTACTCCTGGATTTGAGATTAATTCCTTTTGGGATGCTTTATTTGGCTCAATAATTCTTTCTTTTGTTTCTAGTGTGTTGAGTCAAGCTTTAGAACCTAGAGAAGTTTAA
- a CDS encoding transaldolase: MATLLEQLRKFTIVVADTGDIQAIETFTPRDATTNPSLITAAAQMPQYQSIVDDTLTTARAELGKEASASDVVTLAFDRLAVSFGLKILKIIPGRVSTEVDARLSYDMEGTLEKAHYLISEYEKAGVSRDRILIKIASTWEGIKAAEILEKEGIHCNLTLLFGMHQAIACAEAKVTLISPFVGRILDWYKKETGKDYAPAEDPGVVSVTSIYNYYKKFGYKTEVMGASFRNIGEICELAGCDLLTISPKLLEQLQSTEEVLPRKLDPDKAATMDLEKISLDKATFDEMHKTDRMAYDKLDEGITGFSKALESLEEMLKERLARLEGDVTVNNAAADIFRVYDLDGDGFITREEWAGTDLVFDAIDINHDGKITPEEMAAGLGAAISLTEA; this comes from the coding sequence ATGGCAACATTATTAGAGCAACTGCGGAAATTTACCATTGTGGTTGCTGATACTGGGGATATTCAAGCTATTGAAACGTTTACACCCCGTGATGCCACCACCAACCCTTCTTTAATCACTGCAGCGGCCCAAATGCCGCAATATCAGTCCATTGTGGATGATACCCTGACAACGGCTAGAGCAGAATTGGGCAAAGAGGCCTCGGCCTCTGATGTGGTGACTTTAGCCTTTGATCGCTTGGCGGTGTCTTTTGGCTTAAAAATCCTCAAAATTATTCCTGGGCGTGTCTCGACAGAAGTCGATGCGAGATTATCCTATGATATGGAAGGAACCCTCGAAAAAGCCCATTATTTGATTTCTGAATATGAAAAAGCTGGGGTATCCCGCGATCGCATTTTGATCAAAATTGCTTCGACTTGGGAAGGGATTAAAGCGGCTGAAATCCTTGAAAAAGAAGGAATTCACTGTAATTTAACTCTCTTATTTGGGATGCACCAAGCGATCGCCTGTGCTGAGGCTAAAGTTACTCTTATTTCTCCCTTTGTGGGCCGCATTCTTGACTGGTATAAAAAGGAAACCGGAAAAGACTATGCCCCGGCAGAAGATCCCGGAGTGGTTTCAGTGACAAGCATCTACAATTATTACAAAAAATTTGGTTACAAAACCGAAGTGATGGGGGCAAGTTTCCGTAATATTGGCGAAATTTGTGAACTAGCAGGGTGTGATTTATTAACGATCTCTCCGAAGTTGTTAGAACAATTACAATCAACGGAAGAAGTATTACCTCGCAAGCTAGATCCAGATAAGGCAGCAACCATGGATCTTGAGAAAATTTCCTTGGATAAGGCCACATTTGATGAGATGCACAAGACAGATCGAATGGCCTATGACAAGCTAGATGAAGGAATTACTGGCTTTAGTAAAGCCTTAGAAAGCCTTGAAGAAATGCTCAAAGAAAGATTGGCCCGTCTTGAAGGAGATGTTACTGTCAATAATGCAGCTGCAGACATTTTCCGAGTCTATGATTTAGATGGAGATGGGTTTATTACCCGTGAAGAATGGGCCGGAACCGATTTAGTCTTTGATGCGATCGATATTAACCACGATGGCAAAATTACTCCCGAAGAAATGGCGGCCGGTTTAGGGGCGGCCATTAGTTTAACGGAAGCTTAA
- a CDS encoding succinate dehydrogenase/fumarate reductase iron-sulfur subunit translates to MQVLFKILRQQPNNAPQFQNYFLEVQPGNTILECLNRIKWEQDGGLAFRKNCRNTICGSCSMRINGRSALACKQNVGQELEMLSHSPQQDLPTITIAPLGNMPVIKDLVVDMSGFWDNLEKVDPYVSTQGRKIPEKEFLQTPEERSRLDQTGNCIMCGACYSECNALTVNPDFVGPHALAKAQRMVADSRDTEIETRLENYTQGTQGVWGCTRCYFCNAVCPMEVAPMDQISRLKQQILDRKDAQASRAIRHRKVLIDLVKQGGWIDERKFGVFVVGNYFRDLQGLLSIAPLGLRMIASGKFPSSFEASEGTSEVRSLIEAIEQQQ, encoded by the coding sequence ATGCAAGTCCTGTTTAAAATTCTTCGACAACAGCCTAATAATGCGCCTCAGTTCCAGAATTATTTCTTAGAGGTTCAGCCTGGCAATACGATTTTAGAATGTCTTAATCGAATTAAATGGGAGCAAGACGGTGGTTTAGCGTTTCGTAAAAATTGTCGCAATACCATTTGTGGTAGTTGTAGCATGAGAATTAATGGTCGTTCTGCCTTAGCGTGTAAGCAGAATGTTGGCCAAGAATTAGAAATGTTATCCCATTCTCCTCAGCAAGACTTACCAACGATTACCATCGCTCCTTTGGGCAATATGCCCGTAATTAAAGATTTAGTGGTGGATATGTCAGGTTTTTGGGATAATCTAGAAAAGGTAGATCCTTATGTTAGTACCCAAGGACGCAAAATTCCTGAAAAAGAATTTTTGCAGACCCCCGAAGAGCGATCGCGTCTTGATCAGACAGGGAACTGTATCATGTGTGGGGCTTGTTATTCGGAATGTAATGCCCTAACGGTTAACCCTGATTTTGTGGGGCCCCACGCCTTAGCCAAAGCACAACGGATGGTGGCCGACTCCCGTGATACAGAAATTGAAACCCGCTTAGAAAATTATACTCAAGGAACCCAAGGGGTTTGGGGTTGTACCCGTTGTTATTTTTGTAATGCAGTCTGTCCCATGGAAGTTGCTCCCATGGATCAAATTAGTCGTCTCAAACAACAAATTTTAGACCGTAAGGATGCTCAGGCAAGTCGTGCCATCCGTCACCGCAAAGTTTTGATCGACTTAGTGAAACAAGGGGGATGGATTGATGAACGTAAATTTGGGGTGTTTGTGGTTGGCAATTATTTTCGAGACTTACAAGGGTTATTAAGTATTGCACCTTTAGGCTTGCGAATGATCGCCAGTGGCAAATTTCCTTCATCCTTTGAAGCTTCGGAAGGAACCTCAGAAGTGCGATCGCTGATTGAAGCGATTGAACAGCAACAGTAA
- a CDS encoding AbrB family transcriptional regulator, which yields MTDPNPTPLTGKALLQKVKELSHLPRRETAKKCGYYSVTKDGQTRVNLTDFYDAVLGAKGVPLEPGMAKDGRGREPTFRVSVHKNGQIVIGSTYTEQMGLKPGDEFEIKLGYKHIHLKQLDIEGEVIDEDAA from the coding sequence ATGACAGACCCAAATCCTACTCCCTTAACAGGAAAGGCTCTACTTCAAAAAGTAAAAGAGTTGTCCCACTTGCCTCGGCGGGAAACAGCCAAGAAATGTGGTTATTACTCAGTGACAAAAGACGGCCAAACTCGCGTTAATTTAACCGACTTTTATGATGCTGTTCTCGGTGCTAAAGGCGTTCCTCTTGAGCCTGGCATGGCTAAAGATGGCCGAGGCCGTGAACCTACCTTCCGTGTCAGCGTTCATAAGAATGGTCAAATTGTCATCGGTTCCACCTATACTGAGCAGATGGGATTGAAACCAGGGGATGAATTTGAAATTAAATTAGGCTACAAGCACATTCACCTCAAACAACTCGATATTGAGGGTGAAGTCATAGATGAGGATGCGGCCTAA
- a CDS encoding type II CAAX prenyl endopeptidase Rce1 family protein, translating into MLLPDFDHWLNNLERLPSGSKIALFLLAWVIFWLPIALPLGKKLHWQPFQPLSVAQKLPLLVPLYLIVPLLAWFTVILERTTLSDYGLSWQPHLWVSLGLGIVMGVGGLGIIFGLESRLGWLKWHPENRMNLGKVALPILGLGLWVGITEEFVFRGIFQTILEQDYEKWVAAIIASSIFALVHLLWERKETVPQLPGLWIMGMVLVLARIVDGGSLGLAWGLHAGWVWGLASLDTAQMISYQDKSIEWMIGINKQPLAGVMGILCLLGTGLILWQWPIIRDGLI; encoded by the coding sequence ATGTTACTTCCCGACTTTGATCATTGGCTTAATAATTTGGAGAGACTTCCTTCTGGGAGTAAAATAGCTCTTTTCCTATTAGCTTGGGTAATTTTTTGGTTGCCCATTGCTTTGCCATTGGGAAAAAAGCTGCATTGGCAACCCTTCCAACCCCTAAGCGTAGCCCAAAAACTCCCTTTGTTAGTTCCTTTGTACCTAATTGTTCCCCTGTTGGCATGGTTTACCGTGATACTTGAAAGAACAACCCTATCTGATTATGGGTTATCCTGGCAACCTCATCTTTGGGTTTCTCTCGGTTTAGGCATTGTGATGGGGGTTGGGGGGTTAGGAATCATTTTTGGCTTAGAAAGTCGTTTGGGGTGGCTAAAATGGCATCCTGAGAACCGAATGAATCTAGGTAAGGTTGCGTTGCCGATTTTGGGTTTAGGATTATGGGTAGGGATCACAGAAGAATTTGTCTTTCGGGGAATTTTTCAAACTATCTTAGAACAAGATTATGAAAAATGGGTTGCTGCTATCATTGCCAGTAGTATTTTTGCCCTAGTCCATTTGTTATGGGAACGCAAAGAAACTGTACCTCAGTTACCTGGACTGTGGATCATGGGAATGGTTTTAGTGTTAGCTAGAATTGTTGATGGCGGTAGTTTAGGATTAGCCTGGGGACTCCATGCGGGTTGGGTGTGGGGGTTAGCATCCTTAGATACGGCGCAAATGATATCTTATCAAGATAAAAGTATTGAGTGGATGATTGGCATTAATAAGCAACCTTTAGCGGGTGTTATGGGAATTTTGTGTTTATTAGGAACAGGTTTAATTTTATGGCAATGGCCAATTATTAGGGACGGTTTAATCTAA
- a CDS encoding ATP-binding protein: protein MSVNEVLQFVDKLVFEQTGKHLDHVQKSVVQGTWERQTYDSIADKCHVTKNHVGDVGYKLWQLLSEQLEEDINKRNFRSTLERLQLTSSPIIIQNNNHNFNFGSQEFPNIKYPKSKTDTKSYLLNHDLTIAPRIIHFYDRETELKNLSNWILNQNIPLISVLGLSGIGKTTLVKRFIDLNLEQFEVIIWKNLKFPKYIDLLLDDLLNICKQEPKDSIDDKFRQLLDLLIDKKCLIVLDDVQDIFVSSQFSGQYQFEYYNYQNLFKMITEAEHQSHVILISSEQCSEMHCLDEELYPIKCLELFGIENVDILNNKTLKDEDRWLELINLYEGNIVYLKDIAILIKDIYSGKVSDFLSENSLVITKNMQYHFRLLFDRLSPVEQQFILEFSKFDNPVSREDLRQNLDLSLTDFMNSLQSLQQRYLVRQINQENIFFNLSPVFREYVRHCC from the coding sequence ATGAGTGTAAATGAAGTGTTACAATTTGTGGATAAGTTGGTTTTTGAACAAACAGGAAAGCATTTAGATCATGTTCAAAAGTCTGTAGTCCAGGGAACTTGGGAACGACAAACTTATGATAGTATTGCCGATAAGTGTCATGTCACTAAAAATCATGTGGGAGATGTGGGTTATAAATTATGGCAACTTTTATCTGAACAATTGGAGGAAGATATTAATAAGCGCAATTTTCGTTCTACTCTTGAAAGATTACAATTAACATCATCACCAATTATTATACAAAATAATAATCATAACTTTAATTTTGGTTCACAAGAATTCCCCAATATCAAATATCCAAAAAGCAAAACAGATACAAAATCTTACTTACTTAATCATGATTTAACCATTGCTCCTAGAATTATTCATTTTTATGATAGAGAAACTGAACTAAAAAACTTATCTAATTGGATATTAAATCAAAATATTCCTCTAATCTCAGTCTTAGGATTATCTGGAATTGGTAAAACAACTTTAGTTAAAAGATTTATTGATTTAAACTTAGAACAATTTGAAGTTATTATCTGGAAAAACCTAAAGTTTCCTAAATATATAGATTTACTTCTTGATGATTTATTGAATATTTGTAAACAAGAACCTAAAGATAGCATAGATGATAAATTTAGACAGTTATTAGATTTACTTATTGATAAAAAGTGTTTGATTGTTCTAGATGACGTTCAAGATATCTTTGTAAGTAGTCAGTTTTCTGGACAATATCAATTTGAATACTACAATTATCAAAACTTATTTAAGATGATCACAGAAGCTGAACATCAAAGTCATGTTATATTAATCAGTTCAGAACAATGTTCAGAAATGCACTGTTTAGATGAAGAATTATATCCCATTAAATGCTTGGAGTTATTTGGAATAGAAAATGTTGATATTCTTAACAATAAAACCTTAAAAGATGAGGATAGATGGTTAGAATTAATCAATTTATACGAAGGTAATATAGTTTATTTAAAAGATATTGCTATTTTAATCAAAGATATTTATAGTGGGAAAGTTTCTGACTTTTTGTCAGAGAATAGTTTAGTTATTACCAAAAATATGCAATATCATTTTCGACTGTTATTTGATCGATTATCTCCCGTAGAACAGCAATTTATTTTAGAGTTTAGTAAATTTGATAACCCTGTATCTAGAGAAGATTTAAGGCAAAATTTAGATTTATCTTTAACAGATTTCATGAACAGTTTACAATCTCTACAACAACGCTATTTAGTCAGACAAATTAATCAAGAGAATATTTTCTTTAATTTGTCTCCTGTTTTCAGAGAATATGTAAGACATTGTTGTTAG
- a CDS encoding lecithin retinol acyltransferase family protein — translation MAQGDQLYVYRELMNLEGVYEHHGIDCGDGTIIHYRKPSEVVECTSLATFTRGNPIYLRQYPDSFCFIADVVVSRAKSRLGEKKYNLLFNNCEHFATWCKTGMSYSKQIESFIPALKKIKVSNLYDPLKNALQDTDSQTAQALLNSALGDLKTVWDDIQPKYKQAIKEQETWQKVAQEAVRRNRDDLARAALQKKLNYQQQANQLKEQLEQLAILTEDVLKKLNSSLV, via the coding sequence ATGGCACAGGGCGATCAACTCTATGTTTATCGAGAATTAATGAACCTAGAAGGGGTTTATGAACATCATGGCATTGACTGTGGAGATGGGACAATTATTCACTATAGAAAACCGAGTGAAGTAGTTGAATGCACTTCTTTAGCAACCTTTACGAGAGGAAACCCCATTTATTTACGACAATATCCTGATAGTTTTTGTTTTATTGCTGATGTTGTCGTTAGTCGTGCTAAAAGTCGTTTGGGAGAAAAAAAATATAATTTATTGTTTAATAACTGTGAACATTTTGCAACCTGGTGTAAAACGGGAATGAGTTATAGTAAACAAATTGAGAGTTTTATTCCTGCTCTCAAAAAAATCAAAGTTAGTAATTTATATGATCCTTTAAAAAATGCCTTACAAGATACTGATTCTCAAACTGCTCAAGCTTTATTAAACAGTGCATTAGGAGATCTTAAAACGGTTTGGGATGATATTCAACCTAAATATAAACAAGCGATAAAAGAACAAGAAACCTGGCAAAAAGTTGCACAAGAAGCAGTAAGACGTAACCGCGATGATTTGGCCCGTGCTGCATTACAAAAAAAGTTAAACTATCAACAACAAGCTAATCAATTAAAAGAACAATTAGAGCAATTAGCTATTTTAACCGAAGATGTATTAAAGAAGCTTAATAGCTCACTTGTTTAG
- a CDS encoding GntR family transcriptional regulator, which yields MLQFQIQSDSDIPASKQLFDQIRFAIASRQYPPGHRLPSTRQLATITGLHRNTISKVYQQLEESGLVESIAGSGIYVKAQRHEDPSLPDSPLFSKYPHASQLIHKSLDELLWQGLTLTQVKELFLTAIDWRLRCSAKVLVTVPNRDLGAGELILQELEKALAIPVQLVPMEELAQILSKTQSGTVVTSRYFIAEAESIASPYATRVIPLDIYDYVKELAMIKELPTDTRLGIVSLSVGIISVAEILIHSLRGDDLLLIAAQASDRHQLLALVRSAQTIITDPASYPIVKQAILAVRDDLIRPPDVICSENYIGEKSINLLKRELGLG from the coding sequence ATGCTCCAGTTTCAAATACAGTCCGACAGTGATATTCCCGCCTCTAAACAACTGTTTGACCAAATTCGCTTTGCCATTGCCTCCCGTCAATATCCCCCTGGGCATCGTTTACCCAGTACCCGACAATTAGCCACCATTACGGGACTCCATCGCAATACTATCAGTAAAGTTTATCAACAATTAGAAGAATCTGGCCTCGTTGAATCTATTGCTGGCTCTGGTATTTATGTCAAAGCACAACGCCACGAAGACCCATCCTTACCTGACTCTCCTTTATTTAGCAAATATCCTCATGCTAGTCAACTCATTCATAAAAGCCTTGATGAACTCCTTTGGCAAGGGTTAACCTTAACTCAGGTCAAAGAATTGTTTCTCACTGCTATAGACTGGCGTTTACGCTGTAGTGCAAAGGTTTTAGTCACCGTACCTAACCGAGATTTAGGGGCTGGTGAACTCATTTTACAAGAATTAGAGAAGGCATTGGCCATTCCTGTACAATTAGTCCCGATGGAAGAGTTGGCCCAGATACTATCTAAAACCCAGTCGGGAACAGTCGTTACTAGCCGTTATTTTATCGCAGAAGCAGAGTCTATCGCCTCTCCCTATGCAACTCGCGTTATTCCCTTGGATATTTATGATTATGTTAAAGAACTGGCTATGATCAAAGAATTACCCACAGATACCCGTTTAGGTATTGTTAGTTTAAGTGTGGGAATTATTAGTGTGGCCGAAATTTTGATCCACAGTTTGCGGGGAGATGATTTATTATTAATTGCAGCCCAAGCAAGCGATCGCCATCAACTTTTGGCTTTAGTTAGATCTGCCCAGACTATTATAACTGATCCGGCTAGTTATCCGATTGTTAAACAGGCTATTCTAGCAGTGAGAGATGATTTAATTCGTCCCCCTGATGTCATCTGTTCTGAAAATTATATAGGGGAAAAATCGATTAATTTATTAAAGCGGGAATTAGGATTAGGATAA
- a CDS encoding HEAT repeat domain-containing protein: MTEQEVQILIEKVEQADSSFGLFQAVQSLAVSGHEKAIPTLIQALGYNNPGAAVAAVEGLIQMGDVTVSYLLAQIDGYNYGARAWATRALAGIGHPSALAHLQEAAKRDFSMSVRRSAAKGLGNICWHKLPDERVNTAQNQVLETLIEVSHDPEWVVRYAAVVGLQNLGMLTKQTQPKLMDTLVPRLQQMLINEPELGVCARIRLALENLNPKILKTQNSSSGNDSG; the protein is encoded by the coding sequence ATGACAGAACAAGAGGTTCAAATCTTAATTGAAAAGGTGGAGCAAGCTGACTCCTCCTTCGGTTTATTCCAAGCGGTTCAATCCTTAGCCGTCAGCGGCCATGAAAAGGCGATTCCTACCCTGATTCAAGCTTTAGGGTACAACAATCCAGGGGCGGCAGTGGCCGCCGTGGAAGGGTTGATTCAGATGGGGGATGTGACGGTTTCCTATCTGTTGGCCCAAATTGATGGCTACAATTATGGGGCAAGGGCTTGGGCGACTCGTGCCTTGGCTGGTATTGGTCATCCTTCTGCCCTCGCTCACCTCCAAGAAGCGGCTAAACGTGATTTTTCTATGAGTGTTCGTCGTTCGGCAGCTAAGGGATTAGGGAATATTTGCTGGCATAAGTTACCCGATGAAAGAGTTAATACGGCTCAAAATCAAGTGCTTGAGACTTTAATTGAGGTTTCCCATGATCCAGAATGGGTGGTGCGCTATGCTGCGGTGGTGGGTTTACAGAATTTGGGAATGTTGACTAAACAGACTCAACCTAAACTAATGGATACTTTAGTTCCTCGGTTGCAACAGATGCTAATTAATGAGCCAGAATTAGGGGTATGCGCTCGTATTCGTCTAGCTTTAGAAAATTTAAACCCTAAAATCCTAAAAACCCAGAATAGTTCTTCAGGGAACGATTCAGGCTAA
- a CDS encoding type II toxin-antitoxin system RelE/ParE family toxin, whose protein sequence is MAYRVIWSSKAVEDVEAIATYIARDSPSYAAAVVRQILDTTSQLEEFPLAGEIISEGDNLTIRDQLAYTYRVIYQVHEQKVTVLAIIHTKRLLGLTE, encoded by the coding sequence ATGGCTTATCGAGTAATTTGGTCTTCTAAAGCGGTTGAAGATGTTGAAGCAATCGCAACTTATATCGCCCGTGACTCGCCTTCTTATGCGGCGGCAGTGGTGCGGCAAATTCTGGACACCACGAGTCAATTGGAGGAGTTTCCTTTGGCGGGTGAGATTATCTCGGAAGGTGACAATCTCACCATCCGCGATCAATTAGCCTACACCTACCGCGTGATTTATCAGGTGCATGAACAGAAGGTGACGGTACTGGCGATTATTCATACCAAGCGGTTATTAGGGTTGACTGAATAG
- the trpC gene encoding indole-3-glycerol phosphate synthase TrpC, whose protein sequence is MQIRRRPPNPSVEVETLRYQVPDPDGQARHILEEIVWHKEKEVDRLRERLSLLELRKQVLDVPPPQDFLGAISQGKTQPALIAEVKKASPSKGVIRADFDPVAIAQAYKRGGATCLSVLTDSKFFQGSFENLALVRQAVDIPLLCKEFILYPYQIYLARLNGADAILLIAAILQDSDLRYLIKIIQSLGMTPLVEVHSLTELDRILAIEGVSLIGINNRNLETFEVNLETTTQLLGARQRQIKQLGIQIVSESGLHTPQDLQTVKEAGANAVLIGESLVKQPDPEKAIFALFS, encoded by the coding sequence ATGCAAATCAGAAGACGACCCCCCAACCCTTCCGTAGAAGTCGAAACCCTTCGTTATCAAGTGCCTGATCCCGATGGACAAGCCAGACATATCCTCGAAGAAATCGTCTGGCATAAGGAAAAAGAAGTTGATCGCCTCAGAGAAAGGCTTTCTTTATTAGAACTACGCAAACAAGTCCTAGATGTTCCCCCACCCCAAGACTTTTTAGGAGCGATTTCTCAGGGAAAAACCCAACCGGCCCTGATTGCCGAAGTCAAAAAAGCCTCGCCGAGTAAAGGGGTAATCCGGGCTGACTTTGATCCTGTGGCCATTGCTCAAGCCTATAAAAGAGGGGGCGCGACTTGTCTTTCTGTCCTTACCGATAGTAAATTTTTTCAAGGAAGTTTTGAAAATCTGGCCTTAGTACGTCAAGCTGTCGATATTCCCCTACTGTGTAAAGAATTCATTCTCTACCCTTACCAAATCTATCTCGCACGCCTTAACGGGGCCGATGCCATTTTACTGATTGCGGCCATTCTCCAAGACTCGGATTTGCGTTACCTCATCAAAATTATTCAATCCTTGGGTATGACTCCTCTTGTAGAAGTTCATTCCTTAACAGAATTGGATCGGATTTTGGCCATTGAGGGAGTATCCTTGATCGGGATCAATAACCGTAACTTAGAAACCTTTGAGGTCAATTTAGAGACAACAACCCAACTGTTAGGGGCCCGTCAAAGGCAAATTAAACAATTAGGCATTCAGATTGTCAGTGAATCTGGGTTACATACCCCCCAAGATTTACAAACAGTCAAAGAAGCGGGGGCCAATGCGGTTCTGATTGGGGAATCTCTAGTTAAACAACCCGATCCCGAAAAGGCAATTTTTGCTTTATTTTCTTGA